The Bacteroides acidifaciens genome includes a region encoding these proteins:
- a CDS encoding tetratricopeptide repeat protein, whose amino-acid sequence MAEQKNQNEHLNVEDALTQSEAFLIKYKNAIIGGIVAVIIIVAGIIMYKNLYAEPREEKAQAALFKGQEYFEQDAFEQALNGDSIGFAGFLKVADDYSGTKAANLAKAYAGICYAQLGKYEEAVKMLDDFNGKDQMVAPAILGAAGNCYAQLGQLDKAASTLLSAADKADNNTLSPIFLLQAGEILVKQGKFDDAVSAYTKIKDKYFQSYQAMDIDKYIEQAKLMKK is encoded by the coding sequence GATGCACTGACACAATCGGAAGCATTTCTTATCAAGTACAAAAACGCAATCATCGGCGGTATTGTTGCTGTAATCATTATTGTAGCAGGTATTATCATGTACAAGAACCTCTATGCTGAACCACGTGAAGAAAAAGCACAGGCAGCCCTCTTCAAAGGACAGGAATACTTTGAGCAGGATGCTTTCGAGCAAGCACTGAACGGTGACAGCATCGGTTTCGCCGGTTTCCTGAAAGTAGCTGACGATTACAGCGGAACAAAAGCTGCTAACCTGGCAAAAGCATACGCAGGTATTTGCTATGCACAACTTGGCAAATATGAAGAAGCAGTGAAGATGCTGGATGACTTTAACGGAAAAGACCAGATGGTTGCTCCCGCAATTCTGGGTGCTGCAGGCAACTGCTACGCACAACTCGGTCAGTTGGATAAAGCAGCTTCCACTTTGTTGTCAGCAGCAGACAAAGCAGACAACAACACATTGAGCCCTATCTTCCTGTTGCAAGCCGGAGAAATCCTGGTGAAACAAGGTAAATTTGACGATGCAGTGAGCGCATATACCAAGATCAAGGACAAATACTTCCAGTCTTACCAAGCTATGGATATCGACAAGTACATCGAACAGGCTAAACTGATGAAAAAATAA
- the ribH gene encoding 6,7-dimethyl-8-ribityllumazine synthase: protein MATAYHNLSEYDFNSVPNAENMKFGIVVSEWNYNITGALLKGAVETLKKHGAKEENILVKTVPGSFELTFGANQMMENCDIDAIIAIGCVIKGDTPHFDYVCMGATQGITELNATSDIPVIYGLITTNTMEQAEDRAGGKLGNKGDECAISAIKMIDFVWSLNK from the coding sequence ATGGCAACAGCTTATCATAATTTATCCGAATACGATTTTAACTCCGTTCCGAATGCTGAAAATATGAAATTCGGCATTGTCGTATCCGAATGGAACTACAATATTACAGGTGCTTTACTGAAAGGCGCAGTCGAAACATTAAAAAAACATGGAGCAAAAGAAGAAAATATTCTGGTGAAAACTGTTCCGGGAAGTTTTGAACTAACTTTTGGCGCGAACCAAATGATGGAAAATTGCGATATCGATGCAATTATTGCAATTGGTTGCGTAATTAAAGGAGATACTCCACATTTTGATTATGTTTGTATGGGAGCCACTCAAGGAATTACCGAATTAAACGCAACTAGCGATATACCAGTTATTTACGGATTAATTACCACCAATACAATGGAGCAGGCAGAGGATCGTGCCGGTGGCAAGCTAGGTAACAAAGGAGACGAATGTGCAATTTCTGCAATAAAAATGATCGATTTTGTTTGGAGTTTAAATAAATAG
- a CDS encoding Gfo/Idh/MocA family protein, producing the protein MKDSLTQTHVLQLAHPPIPTVHIGIIGLGNRGLLTLQRYLQIEGVEIKALCEIREGNLHKAQQQLKEANRPEAIGYTGTDGWKKMCESEGVDLVFICTDWLMHTPMATFAMECNKHVAIEVPAAMSVEECWQLVDTAEKTRRHCIMLENCCYDPFALTTLNMARRGILGEIMHVEGAYIHDLRSMYFAEESEGGYHNHWGKKYSIEHTGNPYPTHGLGPACQILDIHRSDRMEYLVSMSTHQAGMTEYARRMFGEYSPEACQKYQLGDVNTTLIHTLKGKTIMLQYDVSTPRPYSRLQTVCGTLGFAQKYPVPCIALDPNGDTPLTEERLEKTLARYKHPFSATIGEEAHRKGLPNEMNYVMDYRLIYCLRNGLPLDMDVYDAAEWSCITELSEKSVLNGSTPIAIPDFTRGAWKTK; encoded by the coding sequence ATGAAAGATTCTCTGACACAAACTCACGTGCTCCAGTTAGCGCATCCCCCTATCCCTACCGTCCATATAGGAATCATAGGATTGGGCAACCGGGGCTTGCTCACCCTGCAACGTTATCTGCAAATAGAAGGAGTAGAGATCAAAGCCCTTTGTGAAATTAGGGAAGGCAACCTTCACAAAGCACAGCAACAATTAAAAGAGGCGAACCGCCCCGAAGCCATCGGATATACCGGAACAGACGGCTGGAAGAAAATGTGCGAATCAGAAGGCGTGGATTTAGTTTTCATCTGCACCGATTGGCTGATGCATACACCGATGGCTACCTTTGCCATGGAATGCAACAAACACGTAGCCATCGAAGTTCCGGCAGCTATGAGCGTGGAAGAATGCTGGCAACTGGTCGATACGGCAGAGAAAACCCGACGCCACTGCATCATGCTAGAGAACTGCTGCTATGACCCTTTCGCACTGACTACTCTCAATATGGCCCGTCGGGGAATACTCGGAGAGATTATGCACGTAGAAGGCGCCTATATCCACGACCTTCGTTCGATGTATTTTGCCGAAGAAAGCGAAGGCGGCTATCACAACCACTGGGGAAAGAAGTACAGCATTGAACATACCGGCAATCCCTACCCCACTCATGGCCTGGGACCCGCCTGTCAGATTCTCGACATTCATCGTAGCGACCGGATGGAATATCTTGTTTCCATGTCTACCCACCAGGCAGGAATGACCGAATATGCCCGCCGGATGTTTGGCGAGTACTCACCGGAAGCCTGCCAGAAATATCAATTGGGAGATGTCAATACAACCCTTATCCATACGCTTAAGGGAAAAACAATCATGCTTCAATATGACGTATCTACCCCGCGTCCTTACAGTCGCCTGCAAACAGTGTGCGGCACACTAGGTTTTGCACAAAAATATCCGGTTCCATGCATAGCGCTGGATCCGAACGGTGACACACCGCTTACAGAAGAAAGACTGGAGAAAACACTGGCACGCTACAAACACCCTTTCAGCGCGACTATCGGTGAAGAAGCGCACCGTAAAGGGTTGCCCAATGAAATGAATTATGTAATGGACTATCGCCTTATCTATTGCCTGCGTAACGGGCTTCCATTGGATATGGATGTATATGATGCCGCCGAATGGTCATGTATTACAGAATTAAGCGAAAAATCAGTGTTGAATGGAAGCACCCCGATAGCTATACCCGATTTCACTCGGGGAGCATGGAAAACAAAATGA
- a CDS encoding RNA polymerase sigma factor, producing MKEEELIEQVKKGNNIAFAALYDYYWQRVYNFTKLYVTSSDSISEIVQDVFVKFWESRHLLDSNKKVEGFLFIITRNIIFNKVRSKIREDMFKMTILRSIENEEPYNQEDWMVAEDLKEYIDRLIAVLPKRQREIFLMSREENMTYREIALHCGIGEKAVERHIHLTLKFLKKNLLLFILFSMLPE from the coding sequence ATGAAGGAAGAAGAGTTGATAGAGCAAGTAAAAAAAGGTAATAATATAGCTTTCGCTGCATTATATGATTACTATTGGCAGAGAGTCTATAATTTTACTAAGCTATATGTAACTTCTTCTGATAGTATTTCTGAAATTGTACAGGATGTTTTTGTGAAGTTTTGGGAATCTCGCCATTTGTTGGATAGTAACAAGAAGGTGGAGGGCTTTTTATTTATTATTACCCGGAACATTATTTTTAATAAGGTCCGTAGTAAGATACGCGAAGATATGTTCAAGATGACGATACTACGCTCCATTGAAAATGAAGAGCCGTACAATCAAGAAGACTGGATGGTGGCTGAGGATTTGAAGGAATATATTGACCGGTTGATAGCCGTATTGCCTAAAAGACAGCGTGAAATATTTTTGATGAGTAGGGAGGAAAATATGACTTATCGGGAGATTGCCCTTCACTGCGGGATCGGTGAAAAAGCCGTAGAACGGCATATTCACCTCACCTTGAAATTTTTAAAAAAGAATCTTCTTTTATTCATTTTGTTTTCCATGCTCCCCGAGTGA